One Drosophila teissieri strain GT53w chromosome X, Prin_Dtei_1.1, whole genome shotgun sequence genomic window, CTCgtgtgtgctagtgtgtgtgtgtgaaattttcttgtaatttatgcaaagcaTAAGCGAAGGCGGAAAATTCAACTGGTGTTTCTTTGGGCGGCTTTGTTCCTGCTGGTGGGAACTGGCCATAGTGAAAACTCCCAGCCATAAGCTGGAATAACTGATAGCCCACTTTTCGCTCATGGTTTGTGCCAAGCGATCATGCTGATTGTGGACATGTTGACGCTGGCATTGGCAAATGAGCCGATATGCGGCGGTGGCAAAATGAGATCCGGTGGCAAGGACAATCAGGcgggtggaggtggaggaggaggagcagcagcggcagcagcatctATGGCCAATACATCTGGTGGTGGACTAGGCCCAAATTGCGGGCTTTCTGGCCACTTGGCATGCGAGGCACGCAACTCACGCGACAATGTTGCTGCCGTGCATGACGAGCTGCGTCAGCAGTGCCACTCGGCGATAGTTGCGGTGGAGGCGCGTGCGCCTGCTGAATACACTGGCAACAACAAgggcgacagcaacaacaatagcagcagcaccagcagcaacaatagcagcaacaacagcagcaacactagCTGCAACATCGACAACTCTGGCGACAACACAGCAACGGAAGTGGCCACGAAATGTGAGTACGCGCAACTCGAGCATGAGAGGCAGAGCGTGAGCGCAGGCGCATACCTGCAACCACCCAATGTGACAgtaagcagcagcagcctcagcagcagcagcagcaacaacaacaacaacagcagcgcaagcaacagcaacaacaacagcaagaggGGGAGCAGCGCCTGCTCAATACCTACAATTGGCAGTGAGCTTTTCAAAGCCAACcttgtggcagcagcagcagcagcagtcgtcGCAGCtgagcagcagaggcagcagctaCACAAGTcagcaagcagcagcagcagcagcagccaacagTCAACGAATTCTGGCCAAAAGCTGTGCAAATTGATTGAGTCCAGTGAAAAATCAGTGGAAATCAATTGCCCCAGTCCTTGTGTCACACGCAACGTGCCTGAAAGTGGCCCAAAGTCCAGGGAAAAGTCGTCGCAAAGCGTTGGCCAAACTGGCGACGATATTGGCAGCcacaacgacgacgacaacgagaccaacaacgacaacgacaacaaccacgacgacgacgacgacgacgacgcgCGACGTACAGAaaaatttgtgcaaaaaatcaGGCAAAGCGCGTTGCCTGCTCGCGGGCcacatcattttttttatccCAGTGAAAGTGTTGAGATAGATGCAgccgcaccagcagcagcatcactAGTaacagtagcaacagcaacagcaacagcaccagcaccagcctTAAGCTCCAaaaaagaggagcagcaggaggagcagcaggaggcggGGCAGGCGCCATTGTCATTGCCATATTCACAGCACCCTCCTTGCCCCCACGACTCACAGCGCACCCAGCAAACCCAGCAAACCCAGCAAACCCAcgagccaccagccaccagcaacTCATCCTTGACTGGATGTGGTGGCGTTGATAATGTCGCTGGCATTGCTGCTGTCCGCCCACAAAAAAGTTCCTGGCCTCTGGATTACGTGAGGAGCAGCATCGCAGAtcccgcagcagcaacatgcaatgACGGAAACAGCAACCAGTCAAAGCCCAGCGATTTAAGTGCAACATCCGAGGAGAAGCTCATCGATTGCGAGTCCTTGGTGGGCAATACACTGCCATCAGGAGCAGTAGCAGGAGCAGTAACAGTAGCAACAAGCTGTATTGAGCAGGATCTCATCGATTTTGAGCACGATTTGGGCGAGGATTTTGTGGCCAGTCAGCGCTTAAAGCGACTGCAGTACAATTTTCAGGGACGCGTGGCCAGTAGTAGTAACATTGATTGTGTAAAGGCATCCTTGagaccacaacaacaacagcagcaggagcagcagcagcagcagcaggaggagcaggagcaacaaaCAATAAGCATAACAAAGAAACTACCCCCAGATACCGATAGCGATACCAGCCAGCAACCCCAACTCCAGTGCCCCAGCGAAACTCAAACCCATACCGAAACCccaacccaaacccaatccaCTCAAGGCGAAGACAATAAGGCGATTGCAGCAATTATCGCGGACCCAagtgcaattcaattaaatgtggATGCCAGTCGAGCAGCGCAACTACCTACATTGCCAAATGAAAGCGAAACAGCAGCCAGCGACGGACAAACAGCTGAAAAAGGAGCCAAGGAGCAGCATTACGTGCTGAATACGCACTCCGAGTGGCCAGTGCGCAGGATCGCGAAGGCGGAGACGGCGAAGGAGAGCCAGAAGGAGAGCCAGAGCAAGTGCCACAACCAGGACCAAGTGGTGATTGAAATCGAAACGGATTGCGTTGAGCAGCAGGACGCTTCTGCCACGGAGGATTGCCTGAGGCGCTCTGCCTTTGTGCCAGCACAGCCGAGTTGCAAGTTGGAGGCCGGTGATTTTGGCACATCGCTGAGCGAGTTCGATGTGCAGCGTTTTAGCGAGTATCTGAAGGCCGCCCGCCAATTGCAGTGGCAACATCTGAATTCCAACCGGAACCGGAAGCAGCCGGATATCGGTATCGGTAGCACCAGTAGTTTCCAGTGCTACGACGAACTGCTGGCCGAGTTTGTTAGCGAGCAGCAACAGGAGTACGTGCTATACGAAAGCTATTCCGATTGCGAtaccaattccaattccaattccgaaGAGGAAAACCAGGAAGAGTTTGATTGCGAAAGAGCCTGCCAGTGCCATGAGTGCCTAGCCAGCCGGGATCAGCACACGTCCACTTGCGCCAGAGGCATCGTTAGCGTTACAGCAGCCCATCCAGATCGCCTCGATCCTCCCACAATCCCACAACCCACCCACCTGACCAACGGCCACAAGATGCGCGAGGTCAATGGTCAGTTGCGCGGCCTGCTCAAGAAGCCAAATCGACCGCCGCCGGCCCGCAAGAATCGCGTCGTCTTCGATGAGACGCGCAACGAGTTCTTCGAGGCCGACTACATAATCCTGATCCGCGAGGATTGCGCctacgacgaggaggacgaggagccatGCACCTGCGGCGAGCACGAGCTGGTGCGTCTGTGCTGCGAGGAGGGATGCCAGTGCAACTATGCCGTCAATCCTGCCGAGGCGGGCGAGGGCAGGACGCCACAGGTGAGTTCGCCAAGGATCTTAGGGATCTAGGGAACTTCATCTCCAGgaaactgtgtgtgtgtgtgtagttaGCTTAGGGTCTTGATTGTAGCCAATTGTAGGCTATTAGTTTGCTGTCTCTTATCTTCCAAACTCTGAAGCTTTGTTTAACTTGAGTTTTAATGAGTTTCTGAGCATTCTTAGCTCTTCTCAATATATGAGAAAAAGCTGCATATTTGCCGATTTCAGCCTGCGAGAAGCCCATTGCACTTCCTTCCCGGTGGTCAGCCagtccgattccgattccgagtATAAGCTGATTAGCTGTCTCCCTCCTCGCCTCGAGTTCCAGTTGCTCGGCGGGGCTTGgacttgggcttgggcttgggtttcgatctggtgctggtggtggtagtgatggtgctggtggtggtggtggtctgGGCCACCGTTTTGCCTTGGCTAATGAGGGCAACCTGAAACGGACCTCGGTCTTTTAACTATCCCATTTCACTGGGGGTCGCCAACTTAAATTGGTTTATTACTCACTTCGCTCTTCGTGTCCAACTGCAGGTTGGCTTTGGTGCCGGGTTTTTCCTGCCGGCTGATGACGTGCTTTTGTCAATTTGAAGTTCGAAACCTtgttgattttcttatttacttAGTATTCCCCTTGCAACGCAGCTCGTTAGAGGTAACTGCAGTTTCACAAAGAGCAGCATATCCTCTTGCAACACACAGCCAGGCAATCAAAGTCATTTTTAATAGGTTGAAAATTGTAAGTACGCACTATTTGAACTTAAATCGCTTTGTGCTCCTCCCctttagttagttagttatttaaattgcTGCAGTTTCATGCTACACTTTGCTGgggaaaacttaaaataatGAACTTAAAAGCCGGAACTTTAACTGGTTTATCTCTTATCTTTCGCTTTTGCACACTCCAGAAACTCCGAGATGTAATTCTTGTCGCACAATATTCGCAATTAGAAGAAGCCCAAagtttattttccttttcaattCAGCGATTTGTTCGTTATCCTGCTAGCCAGCAGTGTGACAtgatggatgtggatgtggatgtggatgtggaaatgGGCCTTCATCTTAGCCATGCCGCTTTTCATGTTAATTACGCCTAACGCTGTCCAACTTTTGCGTGTTATCAcagtttatgtgtgtgtgcttgtgtgtgcgtgtgtgtgcgcgcgtgtgtgaGGGTGTAGAAtttgaagaaaacaaaaggacagcagcagagcagccaCAGTGTCCTCGTTTCTCCCGCCCAAGTGGCAGTCAAGTGGGAGTCAAGCCGCAGGACACCCCGTCCACGCCCACATTTCTACATCACATCATCCATTGAGATACACATCCTTGTTCTAaggatgtatgtatgtatgtatgcacataaTAGCTGCGAGTTTGTCCTCGCATTCTCTATTGGCAAGTGTGTATAAATCACTTAAGAACTTTTATACAAAATGCTTTTCTTGTGCCAGTAACTCGAAACTGCAGTAACAACCAGTGACATTGTTGTCGAacccccctctccccctccccaccacacacacacacacacacagttcaCCCCTTCATAAGAAATGCGAAAACAGGCAAGCATTCAAGTCTGTGTGATAGATTGTTTTATGAATTGCGCCCTATCGTGATGAACATAAGGCGTTATGTGTGTTAAGGACATGCCGGAAAGTTGCCGCCAATATTCGGACAATcctcttccttccttcctAGCATCGCAATCATTATATATCCTTCTCCTTTATATCACACCATACCATACCGTGCTATGCCATGCTATGCCATCATTGCCACTCTCACCTCGACACTCGTACTCGTATCGATCCTGAGCGGCCCTCGAGTTGcgtttaaatttcaatttgctgccaCATAAGCGACACTTGAGTGCGCCGCTTTTTTGCTTATCTACTTCGGCCCTCCTCTGATGCCCCACGATGCCCCGCTGCCCCGATGTCCTGATGTCCTGGCAGGGTCCTGTCTGAGAGCCCCGGCAGAGAGTGCATCGGAAAAAAAGGAATCATTCTCGAGTCAGGAGCACATTCATTTATTTGGCGGGGCATTTCTGGAATCTGCTATTCCATAGGTCTCAAATGAGCCTGTCTGCGATATGTAATTTAAGCCCCTCTCTTGGCAATGCGGATAACAGACTTAGAAACTTTTCAAGGAGCTCTTCCTACAGGATATTCCAAAAATAGCTTGAATATGTAATGAATATTTGTGTGCACCTACAAGTAGGCAATTAATAGAACGTTGGGTAGCATTATAAAGTAATGGGATCGGTTTTAAAGTGAGGttgtttaaaatattgcaGTGGATTTAAAATTCATAGAAGAAGTGGTATAGAATCAAAGTCTGAAAGGTGTCTAAcagtaatataatatattgtttgttatttttcaatCATCGAGAGTTTCTTCTTACTTGGCCCAAGTAAACTTTGGccactttttgttgtgtttatttttcccagtgtggGCGGCCAATGTACTTGACTTGGCGCTTCTTGAGCATGTCCCCTCCTTGAtgcgtctgtgtctgtgtgtccgtgtgtgtgtgagtgtgcgggtgtgcgggtgtgagtgtgtgtgggcgctCTGAAGAGTTTAATATGCATTTAGTGTGTGTAACAAGTTTGCCGAGCACGTTGCATAACACACAGACAGCTAGCCAGCCACATCCTTGGCCGGAAAAAAAGAATACGCCGTAATTATGCAAAAGTTTTCGCCTCTCAAGGCAGAGTTATGACAGGATTTTCCCACCCCttccacataaaaaaaaaccaaaaaaaataatggaaaaattgaaaatgcataGAGGAAGAACATTGGGATCCTTGTCTAGACATTGCagccagttgcagttgcaaataAACAGGAGGATTTCGGATTTTGGCAGTTCCCGGGGGAATTCCGGCAGAATGGAGTTCGAAATCGCTGGCAACTTTTACATGTGCAGCACAACTCTTTATGGCTTTTCCCTCCGTTCGCTGAGAATAAGATTGCTGGCCTTTTGTTACTACTTCAGATGGAAAAGTGCACAGATTACGAGGAAATGTGTGCATTTCTTGCTGGTGTCGCATAAAATGATATACTATGTAAAGGTGATAGGGCAACTTTTGAACATATGAGGTACattaaatatggaaatatgtacttttcataaaataaagtaCAATGTAGCATAAGTGAAAGGAAAACAAGTCATTTCCCACACCGTGCAGTGTGTCCTATGGCCATTAGTTGGCCCAAACACTGTGCATTCCACTGGCCATGTAGGCTTCGCCATATCAGCAGTTGAAATATATCCATCAGATATGTGGCTAACTACGCCATTAGGGGCATGGGTATATTTCACAGTGGCAGGAGCAGAAAGCACGGGCTTAACGCTGATTTATGGCGCCCACTTCGTCATCCCAGTCCTCAGATCCTGTCCATGCACAAGCACTTGCATACAGGATGTGCTAGGATGTGCGCAAGGACACGATGCTGCCCATACAGCCATACAATCATACAACTCAATTAGCTTAATTTGCGGTGATGCAACTCGGCTTACGAGCATTATTCACTTGGCCTGCTTACCTCCGCCTAATTTGTTTACGTTTCCTATCCTTTTCCATGCAGAGTCCCAAATATCAGCCACCCATTGAGTTCGTCGACGATGCGGCACTCAGTCCGCCCGACGGCTACAAGGACAGCAGCCTGAAGAACACGCTCGGCGGCGCCCTGAGCGGTCACATCTTCGGGGCgcagcacctgcagcagctgcaggtcatccagcggctgcagcagcagcgtgcCGCCATGCTGGCCGCCCGCAACACCACAGGCGGTCAGATAccgcccccccccccccccgtCGGCACTGctccgccgcagcagcagcagcagcaacagcagcagcagcaacagcagcagcagcaacagtcgcagcagcaacagcagcaacagtcgcaTCAACAGCCGCATCATGGAgccatgcagcagcagcagtcggaGGAGGACCTCCAGGGCGTTTGCACCGAGTGCGCGGAGTGCGCCGAGTGTGCGGCCAAGCAGCTCCAGGAAGCAGGTGAGtggctgcactgcgagaaaa contains:
- the LOC122623254 gene encoding uncharacterized protein LOC122623254 isoform X1 codes for the protein MLIVDMLTLALANEPICGGGKMRSGGKDNQAGGGGGGGAAAAAASMANTSGGGLGPNCGLSGHLACEARNSRDNVAAVHDELRQQCHSAIVAVEARAPAEYTGNNKGDSNNNSSSTSSNNSSNNSSNTSCNIDNSGDNTATEVATKCEYAQLEHERQSVSAGAYLQPPNVTVSSSSLSSSSSNNNNNSSASNSNNNSKRGSSACSIPTIGSELFKANLVAAAAAAVVAAEQQRQQLHKSASSSSSSSQQSTNSGQKLCKLIESSEKSVEINCPSPCVTRNVPESGPKSREKSSQSVGQTGDDIGSHNDDDNETNNDNDNNHDDDDDDDARRTEKFVQKIRQSALPARGPHHFFYPSESVEIDAAAPAAASLVTVATATATAPAPALSSKKEEQQEEQQEAGQAPLSLPYSQHPPCPHDSQRTQQTQQTQQTHEPPATSNSSLTGCGGVDNVAGIAAVRPQKSSWPLDYVRSSIADPAAATCNDGNSNQSKPSDLSATSEEKLIDCESLVGNTLPSGAVAGAVTVATSCIEQDLIDFEHDLGEDFVASQRLKRLQYNFQGRVASSSNIDCVKASLRPQQQQQQEQQQQQQEEQEQQTISITKKLPPDTDSDTSQQPQLQCPSETQTHTETPTQTQSTQGEDNKAIAAIIADPSAIQLNVDASRAAQLPTLPNESETAASDGQTAEKGAKEQHYVLNTHSEWPVRRIAKAETAKESQKESQSKCHNQDQVVIEIETDCVEQQDASATEDCLRRSAFVPAQPSCKLEAGDFGTSLSEFDVQRFSEYLKAARQLQWQHLNSNRNRKQPDIGIGSTSSFQCYDELLAEFVSEQQQEYVLYESYSDCDTNSNSNSEEENQEEFDCERACQCHECLASRDQHTSTCARGIVSVTAAHPDRLDPPTIPQPTHLTNGHKMREVNGQLRGLLKKPNRPPPARKNRVVFDETRNEFFEADYIILIREDCAYDEEDEEPCTCGEHELVRLCCEEGCQCNYAVNPAEAGEGRTPQSPKYQPPIEFVDDAALSPPDGYKDSSLKNTLGGALSGHIFGAQHLQQLQVIQRLQQQRAAMLAARNTTGGQIPPPPPPVGTAPPQQQQQQQQQQQQQQQQQSQQQQQQQSHQQPHHGAMQQQQSEEDLQGVCTECAECAECAAKQLQEAECSSPQCPEEMSPLGVPAVAILPLHTSSPERRITQKEIIAGEERPKYVLQSQYKPSPTGVTERRIIREAHEDVATAGSAPAPGTAAPPMVGAASAAGADTLPPALPAKASAAAAAAAAAAAASTSATASASVSATEQQQFEAQKPPPIPPKETSPTQISGILKGGKLWKQDSISQQSDDQNNTTSEDESGGTKRSVRFVTEDQANAGTDSDAQSLAGDLDDSENQINELIPIKKHSTLFNNALRPNSAVRQLFPSVSAHQAPVLTSEALRAFDESKRAGCLVTHLPGSCGDSDTLRRSMERNILRRSLIKKKAVKSDISLEERIKQLTCDIDEDLAEELQRAVDEDAESVAERADELAQRNSPAGEENPNPVPGSGQAHKFVNGEKSFSPSSSVSSSSSGSSAYKKIADIFNRDKKQEKIMEMEENPIVIIPQECRCPAAPDLGMGIQVPVVHTQIHRTPPRQTEPKRQFLSSTLAPLTACVAGNKDDLSSYYTLAAAAAAHPHAHGHAHTHAHAAHYAAAAAAADFNMGQLLGAAAAAAASGDPAAQHAAAMAAQGLAQGLAAAGGGVGQGGLGAGEDARKVAPDVIAGTPGQEAAGRQEQDELAAFAQADAKRTEQLKKRYTGAGSEPSQSQASSDDDEQNDYGFNKRPSVRGIKPKFSSTNEILAQMQEQLSAAIPTVVNSQPVQHAVKGYAMPNTLKQNPSPQNVPQNLQQQQQQQQQQQQQQQQQQQQQQQQQQQQQHQQQAVHQQHQQQLQQQMAAALQKTEQRTWSFYSETGEQQRFPMDAAAIQQTYYQTLPAGTMFRQTMIQQGATSAGGADDASLLYAAAAAAQNCQSVTATATATATAIEQSKHSSYSSHFARSPTRRPESPPPLRNYHQTMVLIPYNAETYSQFAASSSGDPKLAHIQRQNILEYQQVTQQTIRVPIGYALPGMQLHVVSGRGHAAHYAQHQQQQHQQQQQQQQQQQQQQQRLMQGHYQFGPDGGMPGFSERGVPEGAAAVSHSDCNAMVSPTSAAAAVQQQQQQQQQIQQQQQQQQQQQQQQQQVVGGVGVGAQAQGSVYYAMNV
- the LOC122623254 gene encoding uncharacterized protein LOC122623254 isoform X2, which codes for MLIVDMLTLALANEPICGGGKMRSGGKDNQAGGGGGGGAAAAAASMANTSGGGLGPNCGLSGHLACEARNSRDNVAAVHDELRQQCHSAIVAVEARAPAEYTGNNKGDSNNNSSSTSSNNSSNNSSNTSCNIDNSGDNTATEVATKCEYAQLEHERQSVSAGAYLQPPNVTVSSSSLSSSSSNNNNNSSASNSNNNSKRGSSACSIPTIGSELFKANLVAAAAAAVVAAEQQRQQLHKSASSSSSSSQQSTNSGQKLCKLIESSEKSVEINCPSPCVTRNVPESGPKSREKSSQSVGQTGDDIGSHNDDDNETNNDNDNNHDDDDDDDARRTEKFVQKIRQSALPARGPHHFFYPSESVEIDAAAPAAASLVTVATATATAPAPALSSKKEEQQEEQQEAGQAPLSLPYSQHPPCPHDSQRTQQTQQTQQTHEPPATSNSSLTGCGGVDNVAGIAAVRPQKSSWPLDYVRSSIADPAAATCNDGNSNQSKPSDLSATSEEKLIDCESLVGNTLPSGAVAGAVTVATSCIEQDLIDFEHDLGEDFVASQRLKRLQYNFQGRVASSSNIDCVKASLRPQQQQQQEQQQQQQEEQEQQTISITKKLPPDTDSDTSQQPQLQCPSETQTHTETPTQTQSTQGEDNKAIAAIIADPSAIQLNVDASRAAQLPTLPNESETAASDGQTAEKGAKEQHYVLNTHSEWPVRRIAKAETAKESQKESQSKCHNQDQVVIEIETDCVEQQDASATEDCLRRSAFVPAQPSCKLEAGDFGTSLSEFDVQRFSEYLKAARQLQWQHLNSNRNRKQPDIGIGSTSSFQCYDELLAEFVSEQQQEYVLYESYSDCDTNSNSNSEEENQEEFDCERACQCHECLASRDQHTSTCARGIVSVTAAHPDRLDPPTIPQPTHLTNGHKMREVNGQLRGLLKKPNRPPPARKNRVVFDETRNEFFEADYIILIREDCAYDEEDEEPCTCGEHELVRLCCEEGCQCNYAVNPAEAGEGRTPQSPKYQPPIEFVDDAALSPPDGYKDSSLKNTLGGALSGHIFGAQHLQQLQVIQRLQQQRAAMLAARNTTGGQIPPPPPPVGTAPPQQQQQQQQQQQQQQQQQSQQQQQQQSHQQPHHGAMQQQQSEEDLQGVCTECAECAECAAKQLQEAECSSPQCPEEMSPLGVPAVAILPLHTSSPERRITQKEIIAGEERPKYVLQSQYKPSPTGVVKARKDSGSSKAKSGSISGSASASGSSSAYGTATQVPVPVPVPVAVPVAATAISSQQSSKNKRFVVETITTMTTVTERRIIREAHEDVATAGSAPAPGTAAPPMVGAASAAGADTLPPALPAKASAAAAAAAAAAAASTSATASASVSATEQQQFEAQKPPPIPPKETSPTQISGILKGGKLWKQDSISQQSDDQNNTTSEDESGGTKRSVRFVTEDQANAGTDSDAQSLAGDLDDSENQINELIPIKKHSTLFNNALRPNSAVRQLFPSVSAHQAPVLTSEALRAFDESKRAGCLVTHLPGSCGDSDTLRRSMERNILRRSLIKKKAVKSDISLEERIKQLTCDIDEDLAEELQRAVDEDAESVAERADELAQRNSPAGEENPNPVPGSGQAHKFVNGEKSFSPSSSVSSSSSGSSAYKKIADIFNRDKKQEKIMEMEENPIVIIPQECRCPAAPDLGMGIQVPVVHTQIHRTPPRQTEPKRQFLSSTLAPLTACVAGNKDDLSSYYTLAAAAAAHPHAHGHAHTHAHAAHYAAAAAAADFNMGQLLGAAAAAAASGDPAAQHAAAMAAQGLAQGLAAAGGGVGQGGLGAGEDARKVAPDVIAGTPGQEAAGRQEQDELAAFAQADAKRTEQLKKRYTGAGSEPSQSQASSDDDEQNDYGFNKRPSVRGIKPKFSSTNEILAQMQEQLSAAIPTVVNSQPVQHAVKGYAMPNTLKQNPSPQNVPQNLQQQQQQQQQQQQQQQQQQQQQQQQQQQQQHQQQAVHQQHQQQLQQQMAAALQKTEQRTWSFYSETGEQQRFPMDAAAIQQTYYQTLPAGTMFRQTMIQQGATSAGGADDASLLYAAAAAAQNCQSVTATATATATAIEQSKHSSYSSHFARSPTRRPESPPPLRNYHQTMVLIPYNAETYSQFAASSSGDPKLAHIQRQNILEYQQVTQQTIRVPIGYALPGMQLHVVSGRGHAAHYAQHQQQQHQQQQQQQQQQQQQQQRLMQGHYQFGPDGGMPGFSERGVPEGAAAVSHSDCNAMVSPTSAAAAVQQQQQQQQQIQQQQQQQQQQQQQQQQVVGGVGVGAQAQGSVYYAMNV